Within Bactrocera oleae isolate idBacOlea1 chromosome 6, idBacOlea1, whole genome shotgun sequence, the genomic segment GTTTATTgactcaaaaaatttaaataaattttggttcATCTTTTCTGATCTACAGAATAAAATCACAGCAATCAActtcaataaaatatacttacacTAACAACAACGATTGACATATTTACGAAGACATTATTGTAGAACGGGTCAGCGACGAAATGGGCACCGCAAATGGAACCATTCCTAAGCACACGGCTTATCTATTGCGTTTAAGTATTGTTTTGGTGTTGTTTATTTTCGCAAGCATTGATAAGACCAGTGCATTGGGTCGATTCCGTAATGGGCGTTACGATGATGGATTTCTAGGCGAGCCGAGCAAATTCGAGTCACTGCGGCGCAAGCCAGAGCCGGAAGACAAATGGTTTGAGCAAAAGCTGGATCATTTTGGtgaaaagaataagcaactcaCTTGGAAACAGGTATGTTTGCTTAcgattatacttatatttaggtattttcagtttgccacgaaatttgtaccaCTTAGAggtaaacgtcggagaccctataaaatatatacatatgtacataaatggtCAGCATTACGATctgattcgatttagccatgtccgtctatctctccgtctgtctgtatatacatgaaTGAGTcccgcagtttttgagatatcgacctgggATTTGAACACGTCCTTTTCTACCCAAGAACCTGTTTTTTGTCGAAACCGACGGAAAGCTTTTACGTTtgacgaaatattttcaaaaaatttggcatggattattgcctaaggcattggtgcaatctccaaagaaattgttcagatcggatcactatagaatatagctgccatacaaactgaatgaaaatttgacatggattattttctaagacaacggtgtaatatccgaagaaattgatcaaAACGGATCACTGtcgcatgtagctgccatacaagttgaccgatcaaaattaaattttataaggaATCTCTTGTATTTGTGTAGGTtattatagctacggtgcaaccgaagttaacgctttttcttgtttgttaacatatatgtatatatatacattattggTTTTGCATTTTACAGCGTTATTTTGTGAATGACGAGTTCTATCGCAACGACAGCACAGCACCAGTTTTTCTAATGATCGGCGGTGAAGGTGAGGCATCGAAACGTTGGATGTCCGAAGGCGCTTGGATTAAGTATGCCGAACATTTCGGTGCGCTTTGTTTCCAATTGGAGCATCGTTTTTATGGTAAAAGCCATCCCACAAGGTAAGAATACTCAATAAATACTTTCCGATAATtaagtttatatttaatttttgtatcctTTGTAGCGATCTCTCCACAAAAAATCTGGTATATCTGACTTCGGAACAAGCGCTTTCTGATTTGGCTAACTTTATACGCAGCATGAagaaacaatataatatgaatGATAATCAAAAATGGATAGTTTTTGGCGGTTCATACCCGGGTTCACTGGCAGCTTGGGCACGTGAAAAGTTCCCTGAACTTATACACGGCGCTATCAGCTCGAGTGGACCGTTATTGGCTAAAGTGGATTTCAAAGGtaagattaatattttttaaaagagaaATTGAGAGCTTAAAAGCAGCGTTTAAACTGTTGACTAAATTTGTGAAAGTATTGATTTGTCTAGGTAGAAGAATAATTTCTATGATGTCCGCTCATTCATATATGATTGGAATAAAAGCcttttattagtattattttgAAGTAAAAGTACCTAATGTCATACATAAAGAACATATAAACCACTTTTATTAATTGAAGAGCGCAAAGTTCCTcgaaaaatacccaaaaatGTAAGAGTAGGAACATTGGTACTATTTcacgaaaaaaaaagttttgtacctttttttgttttggactttaaatattttacttacatatattttaatgccaCTAAAccacttttaaatatatttacagagTATTTTGAGGTGGTGAAAGCTTCATTGGCCACATACTCTACTGATTGTTTGGAAGCTGTGAGACGTGCTTTTGCACAAGTTGAAATTTTAACACGTCACATGATCGGACAGCGCAATTTAGAtgaaaaattcaagtatttaacatCCTAAAAGTTCAAGCTTTCACACTTTTTAAACGTatgattttcttttgttttttttttagaacctGCACACCTATTAAGGACTCTATAAATAATCCATTGGACATGTCCAACTTCTTCGAATCTTTGGCTGGCAACTTCGCTGGTATTGTACAATATAACAAGGACAACAGGCCTAGTGCCAAATACACAATCGATGATGTGGGTTtttcaaattagaaatactaAATGTTTGTAATTAAAACATAACTATTCAATAACCTTTAACAGCTTTGCAATGTTATGGTTAATACTACCATTGGTCCACCCGTAACTCGTCTCGGTGTTGTTAATGATATGCTCTTGAGTGAGTCGAAAGAGAAATGTTTGGATTACAAATATGATACAATGATTGCTGAGCTAAAGGAAACTTCTTGGGACGCTAAAGCATGTAATGGCAGTCGACAGTGGACCTATCAGACTTGCAATGAATTTGGCTTCTATCAAACCTCGAATAATAAGAGTGACACGTTCGGTGACCGATTTACAGTTGACTTTTTCATTAAGCAGTGCATGGATGTTTACTCAAAGAGGTACGCTATCTGTTTATTAGACACTCTTTTCGCAATAActctaatttttaaatatttcatacagCATGGACTCGAAATACTTAGAGCAAGTTGTCTCGcagacaaataaaaattatggcGCACTCAAACCCAACACTACAAATGTGCTCTACGTACACGGTTCCATTGATCCATGGCATGCACTCGGCTTGACTGCTTCGAGAAATCCGAAATTGCCCACAATTTACATTGAAGGTATGTTACCTATTATAGACTTATACTAATATCTTCTAATggttttttattcctttttagGTACTGCTCACTGCGCCAATATGTACGAACCTGCTAAAACCGATCCGCCACAACTTGTAGAGGCtcgtaataaaattataaaatatcttgCCCAGCTGTTAGAGAACTTCAAGGTGGAACTTGCCTAAATATTACCAAATAAGCTTTATTGAGAAcaattatatgtttttattttacgcTAATACCAAATGAAATTCGAATATAACTGAACAAACGCTATCGAATATATGCCCtacttgtaaatacatatattttttatattaatatgaaacaaaaattatttgttgagtTAATCAAAGTATTGCGTTATAAAGTAATGAAAGCAGTACATTTCCAGTTAACTAAAGGCTTCTTGAAGGAGTGCTCCGAGTATGGAATCAACATATTGGCAATAAGTACTTGTATACCCTGTATGACAGGTGACGGATGACGTATGGTTTTTTgctctcgcaacatattgcaCAGATTATAAAAGTTTTCCTCGCTTAACGGTTGTTAACGCATAAAAGTAATCACTATAGATGTCGGGTTATATATTGAAAGATATGAGTATGATTTCTTGATAGCTTGCGTTAAAATTAATACAACTTGGTGCATAGATTCCCTGGTACTCTGATAAGGTATAATATGAGACCATTTGAAATAGCATCGAATGCATTCATGTGAGATAAGTCAAGCAGCAATAGAGATATCGAAACAAAACTTATCTCCACGCTCAtctaaaaattaccaaaatcatATATAGAACATAAGGTCCTCTTGGTCTctctttataacaaaaatattgattagtTAAACTAGGAGCAGTCTTAAGAGAATGGTAATAATGTGGTCTGTtggtaaaaatgtataaaatcggttcaataatTCTACATATACtgaatataatgattttcgttaatCTAGTTgctatatattattgtattaaaaatcaataaaaaatccgTTCAAGTTATCTTCGAATCATTTAAGGGATTCTATCCacttatgaatttttaaacattccGCTTTCCCTGaaacgaccttcttagatatatttgtcagataaTGATCGAAGGCATACGATATTAGATAATAGTTAAGCTTTTTTAACCCACTcagaagtgtaaattttttcacaaaaaccgACTTTTTTCTGGGAAGCGGATATTTTGCCATTACCTGTACtcatctatagtaataatatttttttttttgctttcgggTTTGTGAcaattttaagtagaaaaatcTTTCTTACAGCCACGCAACTTTTTTCCTAGGTCCTCCAGAAGATCGGTTGTGTAGTAaagaacattaaattttgtaaatttatatttgttttatttattcaataaacaaattgcctttaaaaaaattcacaagaAGGCGTTTTTTCTGACTTACAAGGGGATATAATCCATTAAAAGTActatttaaaatatgtgaatCATAAGCAAACAGAGGAGACCACGAAAGTCTTTTGAACACAgggagtttttattttaaaactaaccGACCGATGCGCTCCTTTGATAGCATTTGTGAGACTCCCTGAACCGGTGAgcatacatattgtatttttatgtttattggcATGCTTGCCCAAGCTTAAGAACATTATTCGAACTATCGTAAACTACCTAGCTTAATAAGTACTACTACTTATAGATGGTTTTCTAATCTAATCCACGGCAAGtttctttatttgttatttgtggTCAAAAAGTCTATAAAATGATATCtaaaagaataacaaaaatttaaaaattttcgagttttaagcaaaatattatttaatacttatcaaaTCTAAGACAATAACGACATATAGAGTTTTATATagattaatgtaattaatttcaAGAGCGATTGAGACAAAATGCGACgggttataaataatatataaaatcatcTGTTAAACTTTCATAGtaatttctttttgtatttttctggGGACGAAATGGTCCATATCTTTATTTcttgcttattttatttctatattctaAATTAAACTTTAGTCTAAGAGAAAACTCTTAATATAAGAGAACTGTCTGTGGAAGTCTAATTATAGTACTAATAACAGCAGAAGAAGGACGGTTTTGAGCTGATCTTTGTATTGATGGCTTATAAAACCAATGTCATATCTGCAAAGAATCAATTACAAATTTAACGCCAAGCAAgccacatatttatatgtttaatcGGAgtgtattaaaagaaaaatatataaataaacaattattaattaaagtgggttacaaaatcaaataataacaatatatacatatatgattgtgattacattgatttttattaagaggatatcaaatatattgaaactaattaaatacaaacataatcATAGAATTATGTAACAAAGTCAATAAATAGCTAACaactgtaaataaattatatttattatagaatAGCGTAATCGACGATTGGACTAAGAATGTCCTGTAGTTTATCGACACTTATTAATTCACACCTACAATTGATAACAATTTGCTTGTtgatatttacttttaataatcTTGATAATGCAAAGGCATTTGGATCACGTCGTAGTGTCCGTCACACTATTGATGAACCGAGCAAGCAGCTAACTCCTGACGACACACCAGAACCGGAAGAGAACTGGTTCGAACAAAAACTCGATCACTTCGATGACACACAGCAGAATATAACATggaaacaagtaagaaagtgtTAATGCCTTTGaactcttatattatatatgtacagtgAAGCGCAAAACTATCAACGTGTTTACTGAATGCGACTAAATGTTcttataacattttttctacTAATACCATCGGTAGCATTCATACacccaaataaatataatactttgattaattaaaaatagaaaaaaacatcTTTATTTTATTCCTGAACGAAATTATACGATACCAATTAAGAGtcattttgacagtttttcacCACTGCATAAGTAAGTCATGAAAGTCCCTCTATATTTACCGGAATGGCTGGGTTAAGCAACTCAAACGATTCTGAGCAGAGGTAGAAATAAgaatttatacttgtattagtAACGTTTTGTCTACCTTGGCGAtcactaaaaaaatttcaaaatttgtgttttattttgtcGTTCggaaaaattcaatatatgtaGGTCGACAAAtggcaaatataataaatgtgaagaaaaagcaaaatattgtcAGAGTTATAAACGCTGGAGGCCGCCCACGGTAGCTTACTGATGGCGATGCCCGTGCTCTTGAGCGATTATTGCGCATAAATGAATGTGTAGGACTTTTAGAGAGGCTGTCTCTAAGTTAGAACTTCAAGCGAGTATAAGGACAGTTCGACgctcttttaataaaattagtatGGTTGCTGCAGTAAAGCAAAATAAACCTGCTTTATCTGAGCGAAATGTTATAGTATAGTATttataagtaatatataatataataattatgtaaAAGTAGGTAAATACAGGGTTTCTGGTAGTCCGCCTGGATGTTGTACGGCAACTGGAGAGTACCAAGTGTTTTAAAGCAATGTTTATCTCATAACAATTTTAGGCTCCAATTTCATTCAGCTTATTTTTCAGACCTTTTGGAGATCATAGATATCTTAGGATGTGTTTCCTAagacattataaaaaattttgattgctACATTACATAGTACAATATGTACACTAGAATTTGATAGGAGAACGATCAGATAAGTTATATGTTGGTATGTTgaaatatactaatatatatgtTACAAAGAAGTTAGAATTCCACCTTATATTGGAGAACGTCATGCATCTCTATTGCTTTTCGAGTCGTTCTCTAAAAGTGGAATTTAGAGAGAGGTCTAGTTGTCTTATCATTCTCTGGTCCATAACTAATATTACTTATTAAAATGGGTTTCTCTCAGTACCTTAAAACATCTCGTACTATTGCAACCAACAGTTTCTACCATAATGCCTAAGTTTGGTCGTcaatattacaataaaatataatgcgctattaatcaattttaataatattttgccaAATTTTAATAATCTTTCTTTAGCGATACTTTATGAACGAAAATTTTTACCGCAATAACAGCAATGCCTCTATTTTTCTCACAATTGGTGGAGAGCTTGCGATATCGCCGCGTTGGGTGACCAAAGGGTCTTGGATTAAATTTGCCGAACATTTTGGAGCCATGTGTTTTCATTTGGAGCATCGCTTCTATGGTAAAAGTCAACCAAAAAGGTGAGAATAGGTGGTTGTATTACTAAGGGTACGGTTTTGTTTGAAATGCTCAaccaatatgtatataaatatttatatagtctTTTAAATTTTGGAAGTAAGACAGATAGCGGCGGAAAGGttaatttagttcaaaatttgatctacaataTTTTAACAGTAAGGGTGTAAACTGCGTCGAAAAGCAagccgggatattaaatttaaattttgaaaggaactgcaaactgttccatttaggactaagaatattatgccaagtaTTTTCTCTACGACTAGTAAGTAAACCATAATTCAGGGAATTGTTAAAGCGATTGCCACAATATCGGTCGCGGGTAATATGGTTCTCGAAATACATTTcgaaaattgattttaaaaatggtTGGCCTTTTTATCAGAACTTGGAGTAACAGCGTAAAGATATGGATGTTAGTAGTATCTAAAGCCCAAAACGACAATTAAATGAGAATGAAATTATTAGAGGAATCTGAGAACTTTTCTCACTTGGCAACTATTTCCTTTGATGGCAAAATAAATCAAAGTTATTTCTTAACTAAGTTTTCTCACAAGGCATACTAACGGTGTGGTTGTCCTCCCCTACTATGTTTTGAAGAAatctgaaattaattttaattaattttctctCTGTTGCAGCGATCTCTCTTATGAAAACCTAAAATTTCTTTCCTCGAAGCAAGCTTTAGCTGATGTGGCTCATTTCATCCGAAGTATGAATCAAAAATACAGCTTTAGCAGTAAGCAAAAATGGATTGTCTTTGGTGGTTCTTATCCCGGTTCATTGGCGGCTTGGGCGCGTCAAAAATATCCGCATTTGATATATGGCGCCATAAGTTCGAGTGCACCACTTTTAGCGAAAGTGGATTTTGTTGgtacgaataaaaataaatattttctaaaaacttTCTAAAACTTGTCTTAGAGTACCTTCAGGTCGTCAAAGCCTCTTTGGCAACTCATTCCGACGACTGCTTGAAGGCTTTCGGTAAGGCCTTTGCTGAGATAGAAACACTCACAAATCATGCGATCGGTCAACGAAATGTGGATAAAAAAttgaagtaattttatttttaattccaacttacgagtattaaaaaaaagtatgttttaTAGTACCTGTACACCAATTGGAGAATCGGTTACGATCGAATTAGATATGTCGAACTTCTTTCAAAAATTAGCCGATAATATTGCATTTGTGGTGCAATTCAATAAAGTCAACCGACCCGAAGCTTATCATACTATCGATGATGtgagcaaaaaatgttataaaatgttcaatttacttgtacatatatacattttaatggtgttttttttgtaaaaggtCTGTAATGTAATGGTCAATGAAACTATTGGAGCTCCTTTTGAACGCTTGGGCATTGTGAATGACATGGTTTTAAAGGATTTGAAGGAAAATTGCAT encodes:
- the LOC106620680 gene encoding putative serine protease K12H4.7, encoding MGTANGTIPKHTAYLLRLSIVLVLFIFASIDKTSALGRFRNGRYDDGFLGEPSKFESLRRKPEPEDKWFEQKLDHFGEKNKQLTWKQRYFVNDEFYRNDSTAPVFLMIGGEGEASKRWMSEGAWIKYAEHFGALCFQLEHRFYGKSHPTSDLSTKNLVYLTSEQALSDLANFIRSMKKQYNMNDNQKWIVFGGSYPGSLAAWAREKFPELIHGAISSSGPLLAKVDFKEYFEVVKASLATYSTDCLEAVRRAFAQVEILTRHMIGQRNLDEKFKTCTPIKDSINNPLDMSNFFESLAGNFAGIVQYNKDNRPSAKYTIDDLCNVMVNTTIGPPVTRLGVVNDMLLSESKEKCLDYKYDTMIAELKETSWDAKACNGSRQWTYQTCNEFGFYQTSNNKSDTFGDRFTVDFFIKQCMDVYSKSMDSKYLEQVVSQTNKNYGALKPNTTNVLYVHGSIDPWHALGLTASRNPKLPTIYIEGTAHCANMYEPAKTDPPQLVEARNKIIKYLAQLLENFKVELA
- the LOC106626287 gene encoding putative serine protease F56F10.1 isoform X1, encoding MSCSLSTLINSHLQLITICLLIFTFNNLDNAKAFGSRRSVRHTIDEPSKQLTPDDTPEPEENWFEQKLDHFDDTQQNITWKQRYFMNENFYRNNSNASIFLTIGGELAISPRWVTKGSWIKFAEHFGAMCFHLEHRFYGKSQPKSDLSYENLKFLSSKQALADVAHFIRSMNQKYSFSSKQKWIVFGGSYPGSLAAWARQKYPHLIYGAISSSAPLLAKVDFVEYLQVVKASLATHSDDCLKAFGKAFAEIETLTNHAIGQRNVDKKLNTCTPIGESVTIELDMSNFFQKLADNIAFVVQFNKVNRPEAYHTIDDVCNVMVNETIGAPFERLGIVNDMVLKDLKENCIDYKYNNMLTKMRNISLFAEVANGTRQWTYQTCNEFGFYQTSNNKKDTFGDRFKVDFFIKQCMDIFSESMNAKYLEQVVSQTNEFYGGLNPKSTNVLYVHGSIDPWHALGLTASNNPNIPTIFIEGTAHCAEMYDPAKTDPTQLIEARNKILNFLAQLLGNSEI
- the LOC106626287 gene encoding putative serine protease F56F10.1 isoform X2; the protein is MNENFYRNNSNASIFLTIGGELAISPRWVTKGSWIKFAEHFGAMCFHLEHRFYGKSQPKSDLSYENLKFLSSKQALADVAHFIRSMNQKYSFSSKQKWIVFGGSYPGSLAAWARQKYPHLIYGAISSSAPLLAKVDFVEYLQVVKASLATHSDDCLKAFGKAFAEIETLTNHAIGQRNVDKKLNTCTPIGESVTIELDMSNFFQKLADNIAFVVQFNKVNRPEAYHTIDDVCNVMVNETIGAPFERLGIVNDMVLKDLKENCIDYKYNNMLTKMRNISLFAEVANGTRQWTYQTCNEFGFYQTSNNKKDTFGDRFKVDFFIKQCMDIFSESMNAKYLEQVVSQTNEFYGGLNPKSTNVLYVHGSIDPWHALGLTASNNPNIPTIFIEGTAHCAEMYDPAKTDPTQLIEARNKILNFLAQLLGNSEI